A genomic stretch from Croceibacterium aestuarii includes:
- a CDS encoding aminoglycoside phosphotransferase family protein: MSERLPAGLDEFLDRAGWGGSAVEPLAGDASFRRYFRIRDGERSAMLMDAPPPQEDPGPFLDVGAWLSRHGHRAPAIHAEDRGRGLVLIEDFGADRMRDWLDDHPDAEAATYRQAIDALISLHDSPPGPFPAYDMATYQREAALLPEWYAPAVGIEVDVAGYSAAWDEVLNPMLPRQDPGVTVLRDYHAENIMLLRDGKQGLIDFQDALVGHRAYDLVSLLQDARRDVSEDLEQAMLDHYLAQVDAGPDFLADYARLGAQRNAKIVGIFVRLWKRDGKAHYLGYIPRVWDALERDLKHPALAPVAEWFDANIPQQIRDTRGGELM; this comes from the coding sequence ATGAGCGAACGTTTGCCGGCCGGCCTCGACGAATTCCTCGACCGCGCGGGGTGGGGCGGCAGTGCCGTCGAACCTCTCGCCGGCGATGCCAGCTTTCGGCGCTATTTCCGCATCCGCGACGGCGAGCGCAGCGCGATGTTGATGGACGCGCCGCCGCCGCAGGAGGACCCGGGTCCGTTTCTCGACGTCGGGGCCTGGCTTTCCCGCCATGGTCACCGCGCCCCGGCTATCCACGCCGAGGACCGCGGGCGCGGGCTGGTGCTGATCGAGGACTTCGGCGCGGACCGGATGCGCGACTGGCTCGACGATCACCCCGACGCCGAAGCAGCGACCTACCGGCAGGCGATTGATGCGCTGATCAGCCTGCATGATTCGCCGCCCGGGCCCTTTCCGGCGTACGACATGGCGACGTACCAGCGCGAGGCGGCACTGTTGCCCGAATGGTATGCTCCGGCGGTTGGAATCGAGGTCGACGTCGCGGGATACTCCGCGGCTTGGGACGAAGTCCTGAACCCGATGCTGCCGCGCCAAGACCCCGGCGTGACGGTGCTACGCGATTACCACGCCGAGAACATCATGCTGCTGCGCGACGGCAAGCAGGGGCTGATCGACTTCCAGGATGCGCTGGTCGGGCACCGCGCATACGATCTCGTCAGCTTGCTGCAAGACGCTCGCCGCGATGTCTCCGAAGACCTCGAGCAGGCGATGCTTGATCACTATCTGGCGCAGGTCGATGCGGGGCCGGACTTCCTGGCCGATTATGCCCGGCTCGGGGCGCAGCGAAATGCCAAGATCGTCGGCATCTTCGTGCGGCTGTGGAAGCGCGACGGGAAGGCGCACTATCTCGGCTACATTCCGCGCGTGTGGGACGCTCTCGAACGGGACCTGAAGCATCCGGCGCTGGCCCCGGTCGCCGAATGGTTCGACGCCAATATCCCGCAACAAATCCGTGACACGCGGGGCGGGGAACTGATGTGA
- a CDS encoding ferritin-like domain-containing protein, with protein sequence MDNSHDIDVTNALIATTLDSMKGYREAAEHSESAQHKQFFREMSEERSQVAADLQAHVRALGGEAEDESSTSGAAHRTWVDLKAAVTGRDEKAIVNEVERGEDYIKEKFEGAMKDDDLSAQTRGAIEKCFGSIRKGHERASAMKHAMA encoded by the coding sequence ATGGACAATTCGCACGACATCGACGTCACCAACGCCCTGATCGCGACCACGCTCGACAGCATGAAAGGCTATCGCGAGGCCGCGGAGCACAGCGAATCCGCGCAGCACAAGCAGTTCTTCCGCGAAATGTCGGAGGAGCGCAGCCAGGTCGCGGCCGACCTGCAGGCACACGTTCGCGCGCTGGGCGGCGAGGCGGAGGACGAAAGCTCCACCTCGGGCGCCGCGCACCGTACGTGGGTCGATCTCAAGGCGGCCGTGACCGGCCGCGACGAGAAGGCCATCGTCAACGAGGTCGAGCGCGGAGAGGATTACATCAAGGAAAAGTTCGAGGGCGCGATGAAGGACGACGACCTGTCCGCGCAAACGCGGGGTGCGATCGAGAAATGCTTCGGTTCGATCCGCAAGGGCCACGAACGGGCAAGCGCGATGAAGCACGCGATGGCCTGA
- the tsaE gene encoding tRNA (adenosine(37)-N6)-threonylcarbamoyltransferase complex ATPase subunit type 1 TsaE: protein MTIDLPDLAAVEGLGARIAARLRPGDVVALSGDLGAGKTTLARAVIAALGHPGEVPSPTFTIVESYDALDPPLVHADFYRLGRPSEAAELGLDDYREGAALLAEWPEKAGGFAHEPACLSITLEIADHGRKAVVEGGASWQSRMP from the coding sequence GTGACCATCGACCTGCCCGATCTTGCCGCGGTCGAGGGTCTGGGTGCGCGCATTGCCGCCAGACTGCGGCCGGGCGACGTGGTCGCGCTGAGCGGCGATCTCGGCGCAGGAAAGACCACGCTGGCGCGCGCCGTGATTGCCGCGCTCGGCCATCCGGGCGAAGTGCCGTCGCCGACCTTCACCATCGTCGAGAGCTACGACGCGCTCGATCCGCCGCTGGTTCATGCCGACTTTTACCGGCTGGGCCGCCCGAGCGAAGCAGCGGAATTGGGACTCGACGACTACCGCGAAGGGGCGGCGCTGCTCGCCGAATGGCCGGAAAAGGCCGGCGGTTTCGCCCACGAGCCGGCCTGCCTCTCGATCACGTTGGAAATTGCGGATCACGGCCGCAAGGCCGTTGTCGAAGGAGGCGCCAGTTGGCAAAGCCGCATGCCATGA
- the ahcY gene encoding adenosylhomocysteinase gives MATATAEHDYIVKDITLAKYGRDEIEIAETEMPGLMATREEYGASKPLKGARITGSLHMTIQTAVLMETLKELGAELRWATCNIFSTQDHAAAAMAEAGIPTFAIKGESLADYWDYVGKIFDWGEDETCNMILDDGGDATMFALWGARIEAGEEMPAPGNAEEIEMQRALKEFLKRKPGYLTETVKNIHGVSEETTTGVHRLYSLAKQGKLPFPAINVNDSVTKSKFDNLYGCKESLVDAIRRATDVMLAGKVACVAGFGDVGKGSADSLRNGGARVMVTEIDPICALQAAMEGYEVVTMEQAVKRADIFVTTTGNEDVITAEHMKAMKPMSIVCNIGHFDSEIQIGALSNYDWKEIKPGTDIVTFPDGKQIIILAKGRLVNLGCATGHPSFVMSCSFTNQVLAQIELFTKGDEYDNDVYVLPKHLDEKVAALHLEKLGVALTKLTQKQADYIGVPVEGPFKPDHYRY, from the coding sequence ATGGCTACTGCCACTGCCGAGCACGACTATATCGTCAAGGACATCACCCTCGCCAAGTACGGGCGTGACGAGATCGAGATCGCCGAAACCGAGATGCCGGGCCTGATGGCGACGCGCGAGGAATACGGTGCCTCCAAGCCGCTCAAGGGCGCAAGGATTACCGGCTCGCTGCACATGACGATCCAGACCGCGGTGCTGATGGAAACGCTCAAGGAGCTGGGTGCCGAGCTGCGCTGGGCGACCTGCAACATCTTCTCGACCCAGGATCATGCCGCCGCGGCGATGGCCGAAGCGGGCATCCCGACTTTCGCGATCAAGGGCGAGAGCCTGGCCGATTACTGGGATTACGTCGGCAAGATCTTCGACTGGGGCGAGGACGAGACCTGCAACATGATCCTCGACGACGGCGGAGACGCCACGATGTTCGCGCTGTGGGGCGCGCGGATCGAAGCGGGCGAGGAAATGCCTGCGCCCGGCAATGCCGAGGAAATCGAGATGCAGCGCGCGCTCAAGGAATTCCTCAAGCGCAAGCCCGGCTACCTGACCGAAACGGTCAAGAACATCCACGGCGTCTCGGAAGAGACCACCACCGGCGTCCACCGCCTCTACAGCTTGGCCAAGCAGGGCAAGCTGCCGTTCCCGGCGATCAACGTGAACGACAGCGTGACCAAGTCGAAGTTCGACAACCTCTATGGTTGCAAGGAATCGCTGGTCGACGCGATCCGCCGCGCGACCGACGTGATGCTGGCCGGCAAGGTCGCCTGCGTCGCGGGCTTCGGCGACGTCGGCAAGGGCTCGGCCGATAGCCTCCGCAACGGCGGCGCTCGCGTGATGGTGACCGAAATCGATCCGATCTGCGCGCTGCAGGCGGCGATGGAGGGCTACGAAGTCGTGACGATGGAACAGGCCGTGAAGCGTGCCGACATCTTCGTCACCACGACCGGCAACGAGGACGTGATCACCGCTGAGCATATGAAGGCGATGAAACCGATGAGCATCGTGTGCAACATCGGCCACTTCGATTCCGAGATCCAGATCGGCGCGCTGTCGAACTACGACTGGAAGGAAATCAAGCCCGGCACGGACATCGTCACCTTCCCCGACGGCAAGCAGATCATCATCCTCGCCAAGGGCCGCCTGGTGAACCTGGGCTGCGCCACCGGCCACCCCAGCTTCGTCATGAGCTGTTCGTTCACCAACCAGGTGCTGGCCCAGATCGAGCTGTTCACCAAGGGCGACGAATACGACAACGACGTCTACGTGCTGCCCAAGCACCTCGACGAAAAGGTTGCCGCGCTGCACCTCGAAAAGCTCGGCGTGGCGCTGACCAAGCTCACCCAGAAGCAGGCCGACTATATCGGCGTGCCGGTCGAAGGCCCGTTCAAGCCGGACCATTACCGCTATTGA
- a CDS encoding sensor histidine kinase codes for MELTPTALVLLGLMLAAWTFGAGWLALAASNKSRQARAARSSARRLARMMEDSPAVPLLVRADMKIEGPDKLAGWLGLDSLPGYLSELSGGAGEDRGLGEFAMGELTEAVRRTQKTAAPFRMVVTPRGSERSLALRGQVADPVVAPPGAALVWFFDFSESQGELTRLRDETQRARDDFAALVGLIEAAPMPMWFRGPDMKLRLVNSAYVKAVGADSADSVVDKQVELIERVDGLSAAQIAAQARDKDLPIERIVQATVGSQRRTLRVSDLPLGEEGVAGYAIDIEEMEEQSRAFRAFREAQRQMLDQLSIGVAQFDAEQRLSFSNQPFQRQFSLPTNVAVDPPSFDRFLDIARDAGRVPEVRDFPAWRRELGEWFASDASHDEAWTLSDGTHLRVVAQPMPDGGLVMIAEDRTEPLALSAMRDTLLRTRAATFDSLFESLAVFAPDGRMQLWNRRFGAIWGLSEDFLDEHPRIDTVLEKIAPRLARPGQRKAIGEVVRSATLDRQQRGGQVTLTDGRTLEFAGVPLPDGNGLLTVLDVTDSKKAEDVLRERASALEEADAVKTRFLANMSYEFRTPLTSIGGFAELLQGGVAGDLTPQAQEYVAAIISSVERLSQQIETVLDLTQSEAGLLPIATEEIDLLSFVTTIVREREDAIEGKKLTLDLRGDKGAGTVQADKRQLGRALGNILDNAIAAVPEGGRILVALSRAKQGVRIVVSDNGPGMKPSELARALEGYRIGADGKAAARRGGLGLPLARQLIEAHGGRLELQSEQGAGTTATIILP; via the coding sequence ATGGAGCTCACTCCCACTGCGCTGGTCCTGCTCGGCCTCATGCTGGCCGCCTGGACTTTCGGCGCCGGCTGGCTGGCGCTCGCCGCGAGCAACAAGTCGCGCCAGGCCCGGGCGGCGCGTTCGAGCGCCCGGCGGCTTGCGCGGATGATGGAGGATTCGCCCGCGGTACCGCTGCTGGTCAGGGCGGACATGAAGATCGAAGGACCCGACAAGCTGGCCGGCTGGCTCGGCCTCGATAGCCTGCCGGGCTATCTCAGCGAATTGTCGGGCGGGGCGGGCGAAGATCGCGGGTTGGGCGAGTTCGCCATGGGCGAGCTGACCGAAGCGGTGCGCCGTACGCAGAAAACCGCGGCGCCGTTCCGCATGGTCGTGACCCCGCGCGGATCGGAGCGCAGCCTCGCGCTGCGCGGGCAGGTCGCCGATCCGGTCGTCGCACCGCCGGGAGCGGCGCTGGTGTGGTTTTTCGACTTTTCCGAGAGCCAGGGCGAACTCACCCGTCTTCGCGACGAAACCCAGAGGGCGCGCGACGACTTTGCCGCGCTCGTCGGTTTGATCGAAGCCGCGCCGATGCCGATGTGGTTTCGCGGGCCCGACATGAAATTGCGGCTGGTCAACAGCGCCTACGTCAAGGCGGTCGGGGCGGACAGCGCCGACTCCGTGGTCGACAAGCAGGTCGAGTTGATCGAGCGCGTCGACGGCCTCTCCGCGGCGCAGATCGCCGCGCAGGCGCGCGACAAGGACCTGCCGATCGAGCGCATCGTCCAGGCGACGGTCGGCAGCCAGCGCCGCACCTTGCGGGTGAGCGATCTGCCGCTCGGCGAGGAGGGTGTCGCCGGCTACGCCATCGACATCGAGGAAATGGAAGAGCAGTCGCGCGCCTTCCGCGCCTTTCGCGAAGCGCAGCGGCAAATGCTCGACCAGCTTTCGATCGGTGTCGCCCAGTTCGACGCCGAACAGCGGCTGTCGTTCTCCAACCAGCCGTTCCAGCGCCAGTTCTCGCTTCCGACCAACGTCGCGGTCGACCCGCCGAGCTTCGACCGCTTCCTCGATATCGCGCGCGACGCCGGCCGAGTGCCCGAAGTGCGCGATTTCCCCGCCTGGCGGCGCGAGCTGGGAGAATGGTTCGCTTCGGATGCGAGCCACGACGAGGCTTGGACGCTGAGCGACGGCACGCACCTGCGCGTCGTGGCCCAGCCTATGCCCGACGGCGGACTGGTGATGATTGCCGAGGATCGCACCGAACCGCTCGCGCTCTCGGCGATGCGCGACACGCTGCTGCGGACCCGCGCCGCGACCTTCGACAGCCTGTTCGAATCGCTGGCCGTATTCGCACCGGATGGGCGGATGCAGCTGTGGAACCGCCGCTTTGGCGCCATCTGGGGCCTGTCGGAGGATTTTCTCGACGAACACCCGCGAATCGACACCGTTCTCGAAAAGATCGCGCCACGGCTCGCCAGGCCGGGACAGCGCAAGGCGATCGGCGAAGTGGTGCGATCGGCCACGCTCGACCGCCAGCAACGCGGCGGCCAGGTAACCCTCACCGATGGCCGTACGCTCGAATTCGCCGGTGTGCCGCTGCCGGACGGCAATGGGTTGCTGACCGTGCTCGACGTTACCGACTCGAAGAAGGCGGAAGATGTGCTGCGCGAGCGCGCCTCCGCGCTCGAAGAGGCCGACGCGGTGAAGACCCGTTTCCTTGCCAACATGAGCTACGAGTTCCGCACCCCGCTGACCTCTATCGGCGGTTTTGCCGAACTGCTGCAGGGCGGGGTCGCCGGCGATCTCACTCCGCAGGCCCAGGAATATGTCGCCGCGATCATTTCCTCGGTCGAGCGCCTTTCGCAGCAGATCGAGACGGTGCTCGACCTGACCCAGAGCGAGGCCGGGCTGCTGCCGATCGCGACCGAGGAAATCGATCTGCTGTCCTTCGTCACGACCATCGTGCGCGAACGGGAAGACGCGATCGAAGGAAAGAAGCTGACGCTCGACCTGCGCGGCGACAAGGGCGCCGGAACGGTGCAAGCCGACAAGCGCCAGCTCGGCCGCGCGCTCGGCAATATCCTCGACAACGCTATCGCCGCGGTGCCCGAGGGCGGACGCATTCTAGTTGCGCTGTCGCGCGCCAAGCAGGGCGTGCGGATCGTCGTTTCGGATAATGGTCCGGGCATGAAGCCGAGCGAGCTGGCGCGCGCGCTGGAGGGCTATCGCATCGGCGCCGACGGCAAGGCGGCGGCGCGGCGCGGCGGCCTGGGTCTGCCGCTCGCCCGGCAGCTCATCGAGGCGCACGGCGGCCGGCTCGAGCTGCAGAGCGAGCAGGGTGCGGGCACCACCGCCACGATCATCCTGCCGTGA
- a CDS encoding peroxiredoxin, with amino-acid sequence MTISKGDKLPDVTLVKATADGPQKVQSGEYFKGKKVALFSVPGAFTPTCSAKHLPGFVGKADELKAKGVDEIVATAVNDAFVMGAWNKASGSDDITMLADGNGDFAEALGLTMDGSGFGMGKRGQRWSAIVDDGVVTELNVEEPGDFKVSSAEHMLGQL; translated from the coding sequence ATGACGATTTCCAAGGGCGACAAGCTGCCGGACGTGACGCTGGTCAAAGCCACGGCGGACGGTCCGCAGAAGGTCCAGTCGGGCGAATACTTCAAGGGCAAGAAGGTGGCGCTGTTCTCGGTGCCCGGGGCCTTTACGCCGACCTGCTCGGCGAAGCATCTCCCGGGCTTCGTCGGCAAGGCCGACGAACTCAAGGCCAAGGGCGTCGACGAGATTGTCGCCACCGCGGTCAACGATGCCTTCGTGATGGGCGCGTGGAACAAGGCGTCCGGCTCCGACGACATCACCATGCTGGCCGACGGCAACGGCGATTTCGCCGAGGCGCTCGGCCTGACGATGGACGGTTCGGGCTTCGGCATGGGCAAGCGCGGACAGCGCTGGTCGGCCATCGTCGACGACGGCGTGGTGACCGAGCTCAACGTCGAAGAACCCGGCGATTTCAAGGTCTCGAGCGCGGAGCATATGCTCGGCCAGCTTTGA
- the folE gene encoding GTP cyclohydrolase I FolE, with amino-acid sequence MSSLVGPDEDDPRGKPDVPDEVQEAIRTLIRWAGDDPAREGLLDTPKRVARAWKEYCLGYTEDPAIHLSRVFEEVGGYDEIVLLKDIPFQSHCEHHMAPIIGKAAIAYLPTNRVVGISKLARVLHGFARRLQIQERLTAEVAQCIWDNLEPRGVAVVIDASHACMTARGVRTPGVSMVTSQVMGLFRSDHRSREEVLKLMGY; translated from the coding sequence ATGAGTAGCCTTGTTGGACCGGACGAAGACGACCCGCGCGGCAAGCCCGACGTGCCCGACGAGGTGCAAGAGGCGATCCGCACCCTGATCCGCTGGGCTGGCGACGATCCTGCGCGCGAAGGCCTGCTCGATACCCCCAAGCGTGTCGCCCGCGCGTGGAAGGAATACTGCCTCGGTTACACCGAGGATCCGGCCATCCACCTCAGCCGGGTGTTCGAGGAGGTCGGCGGCTACGACGAGATCGTGCTGCTCAAGGATATTCCGTTCCAGAGCCACTGCGAACACCACATGGCGCCGATCATCGGCAAGGCGGCGATCGCCTATCTGCCGACAAATCGCGTCGTCGGCATTTCCAAGCTGGCCCGCGTCCTGCACGGCTTCGCCCGGCGGTTGCAGATCCAGGAACGCCTCACTGCCGAGGTGGCGCAGTGCATCTGGGACAATCTCGAACCGCGCGGCGTTGCGGTGGTGATCGATGCCAGCCATGCCTGCATGACCGCACGCGGCGTTCGCACGCCCGGCGTCTCGATGGTCACCAGCCAGGTCATGGGCCTGTTTCGCAGCGACCATCGCAGCCGCGAGGAAGTGCTCAAGCTGATGGGCTATTGA
- a CDS encoding UDP-N-acetylglucosamine 1-carboxyvinyltransferase — protein MSSLLVRGGRKLTGRIEPSANKNAVLPVLCATLLSEAPVTLRNVPEITDVLRIVDFFGEIGSSVEWDKAGKVLRIDHSTIVPGSGARLPQAMRASIMMIPGLITRLGTVRLEHAVKGCTLGAREIDPHVAVFRAFGAEVRQDSSEIVFTGTGKGEATRMWLEYASVTTTENFILCALTVPGTSQIVNAACEPHVQEMCDFLELCGAKLKGKGTSMVSVEGGKSLGGADYTFNDDFHEIATFLALSAVTGGDIAVRNGCPEHFGLIDQTFAKFGAEVEHAGGWSRVRATGPLKVKENFTSHLITKVEAAPWPYIPADLLPIFIALGVKAEGQTMFWNKVYEGGLTWHTELSLFGAHTLLCDPHRLITFGGDKLAPATVTSPYIIRVAIALLMVASSIEGESTILDADPIKRAHPDFVKNFVALGADVQWMD, from the coding sequence ATGAGTTCATTGCTGGTTCGCGGCGGCCGGAAGCTGACCGGACGGATCGAACCTTCCGCCAACAAGAACGCCGTGCTTCCCGTGCTTTGCGCCACGCTGCTGAGCGAGGCGCCGGTCACCTTGCGCAACGTGCCAGAGATCACCGACGTGCTGCGCATCGTCGATTTCTTCGGCGAAATCGGTTCGAGCGTCGAATGGGACAAGGCAGGCAAGGTTCTGCGGATCGATCATTCCACCATTGTCCCGGGGAGCGGGGCGCGGCTGCCACAGGCGATGCGTGCCTCGATCATGATGATCCCCGGCCTGATCACGCGCCTTGGCACCGTGCGGCTGGAGCACGCGGTCAAGGGCTGCACGCTCGGCGCGCGCGAGATCGACCCGCACGTCGCGGTGTTCCGCGCCTTCGGGGCCGAGGTTCGGCAGGACAGCAGCGAGATCGTCTTCACGGGCACGGGCAAGGGCGAGGCCACGCGAATGTGGCTCGAATATGCATCGGTCACGACGACCGAGAACTTCATTCTCTGCGCGCTGACCGTCCCGGGCACCAGCCAGATCGTCAACGCCGCGTGCGAACCGCACGTACAGGAAATGTGCGATTTTCTCGAACTGTGCGGCGCGAAGCTCAAGGGCAAGGGCACCTCGATGGTCAGCGTCGAAGGCGGCAAGAGCCTCGGCGGCGCCGATTACACGTTCAACGACGACTTCCACGAGATCGCCACCTTCCTCGCGCTGTCGGCGGTGACCGGGGGCGACATCGCCGTGCGCAACGGCTGCCCCGAACACTTCGGGCTGATCGATCAGACCTTTGCTAAGTTCGGCGCCGAGGTCGAGCACGCGGGCGGTTGGTCGCGTGTGCGCGCCACCGGCCCGCTCAAGGTGAAGGAGAACTTCACCAGCCACCTCATCACCAAGGTCGAGGCGGCGCCCTGGCCCTACATTCCGGCCGACCTGCTGCCGATCTTCATCGCGCTCGGCGTAAAGGCCGAAGGCCAGACGATGTTCTGGAACAAGGTCTACGAAGGCGGCCTGACCTGGCACACCGAGCTCAGTCTGTTCGGCGCCCACACCCTGCTGTGCGACCCGCACCGCCTGATCACCTTCGGCGGCGACAAGCTTGCCCCGGCCACCGTGACGAGCCCGTATATCATCCGCGTGGCCATCGCCCTGCTGATGGTGGCGAGCAGCATCGAGGGGGAATCGACCATCCTCGACGCCGACCCGATCAAGCGCGCGCACCCCGATTTCGTGAAGAACTTCGTCGCGCTGGGCGCCGACGTGCAGTGGATGGACTGA
- a CDS encoding phospholipase D-like domain-containing protein, translating to MDRHNSSTDDTGEFDDSSVEPGVWRYAKAARASVIIDAADYFELMQQAMLKAQRRILLIGWDFDTRIHLGRGRRWWQRAWNRSHPTRLGSFILWLGRHRADLEIRILKWSLGFLKFFSRGTMLVDLARWWPHRRIDFKFDTNHPLGCSHHQKIVVIDDKVAVCGGIDMTSERWDTREHREEEPGRRTPRGKRYGPWHDATMMLEGEVAAALGELGRDRWRRAGGDPLGPADCDGRSAWPEALDAQFTDVEIGIARTRAKHDDDPGVHEISALFASQIGKAKKFIYAESQYFASRIVSEAIGQRLAADDPPEVVIVHPKDAEGYIEEKAMGMARHRLVRALQELDTRGRLHFYIPYTGETPIYCHAKLMIVDDTLLRIGSANFNNRSMGLDSECDVFIDCERPANGHCGETIRALRHSLLAEHLAIEEGDVGALLEKHGSMAAMIEALGVDRPRSLRKLHLEQMSDIEKELADSELLDPETPEEMFELLTARRRGLFRRRGLMSRAMARRRLRSRVTRR from the coding sequence TTGGACAGACACAACAGCAGCACCGATGACACCGGCGAGTTCGACGACAGCTCCGTCGAACCGGGTGTGTGGCGCTATGCGAAGGCCGCCCGGGCCAGCGTGATCATAGATGCGGCGGACTATTTCGAGCTCATGCAGCAGGCGATGCTCAAGGCGCAGCGCCGCATTTTGCTCATCGGCTGGGATTTCGATACCCGCATTCACCTGGGCAGGGGGCGCCGCTGGTGGCAGCGAGCCTGGAACCGGAGCCATCCCACGCGGCTCGGCAGCTTCATTCTGTGGCTCGGGCGCCACCGGGCGGACCTGGAAATTCGCATCCTCAAGTGGAGTCTGGGCTTCCTCAAATTCTTCAGCCGGGGGACGATGTTGGTCGATCTCGCGCGCTGGTGGCCGCACCGCCGGATCGATTTCAAGTTCGACACCAATCATCCGCTCGGCTGCAGCCACCACCAGAAAATCGTCGTGATCGACGACAAGGTCGCGGTGTGCGGCGGCATCGACATGACCTCGGAACGCTGGGACACGCGCGAGCATCGCGAAGAGGAGCCCGGAAGGCGCACGCCGCGTGGCAAACGCTACGGGCCCTGGCACGATGCGACGATGATGCTCGAAGGCGAGGTGGCGGCTGCGCTGGGCGAACTGGGGCGCGATCGCTGGCGTAGGGCTGGCGGCGACCCGCTCGGGCCGGCCGATTGCGATGGCCGCAGCGCATGGCCGGAGGCGCTGGACGCCCAGTTCACCGACGTGGAGATCGGCATCGCCCGCACCCGCGCGAAGCATGACGACGACCCGGGCGTGCACGAGATTTCGGCATTGTTTGCCAGCCAGATCGGCAAGGCGAAGAAGTTCATCTACGCGGAAAGCCAGTATTTCGCCTCACGAATAGTGTCCGAGGCGATCGGGCAGCGGCTTGCAGCAGACGATCCCCCGGAGGTGGTGATCGTCCATCCCAAGGACGCAGAGGGCTATATCGAGGAAAAGGCGATGGGCATGGCCCGTCACCGGCTGGTCCGCGCCCTTCAGGAACTGGACACGCGCGGACGGCTCCATTTCTACATCCCCTATACCGGGGAAACGCCGATCTACTGCCATGCGAAGCTGATGATCGTCGACGACACCTTGCTGCGGATCGGATCGGCCAATTTCAACAACCGCTCGATGGGTCTCGACAGCGAGTGCGACGTGTTCATCGATTGCGAGCGCCCCGCCAACGGACATTGTGGTGAGACGATTCGCGCGCTGCGCCATTCGTTGCTGGCCGAACATCTGGCCATCGAGGAGGGCGACGTCGGCGCCCTGCTCGAGAAGCACGGATCAATGGCCGCGATGATCGAGGCGCTCGGCGTCGACCGTCCGCGCAGCCTGCGCAAGCTGCATCTCGAGCAGATGAGCGACATCGAAAAGGAACTGGCCGACAGCGAACTGCTCGATCCGGAAACCCCGGAGGAAATGTTCGAATTGCTGACTGCGAGGAGACGTGGCCTTTTTCGCCGCCGGGGCCTAATGAGCCGGGCGATGGCGCGCAGGCGCCTGCGCAGCAGAGTGACAAGACGATGA
- a CDS encoding phosphatase PAP2 family protein, whose product MTGIIVCGCWLSGGNYDGTGGLNIVLALLAIVSTLGICTRVFEPDSKVAAGVHSAALLFAIGILASLATAVLALDGGAYVDHLLISADRALFPFANWQRIMLWLPSEPELQTLLQLAYTSLTWQPYLYILLALTFGKAKDFDDLLAALSIGLLLCILPFAWLPALGPYSVFGISPADIPGSKVSLPWDYPVMLEALRSGEISRIGIHTLSGLVTFPSFHACGAVVLAWAFWRFRLIRYPMALLNASMLVASVPMGGHYFVDVLAGACCAATAILLSRQLDRHLPRLRFRLMRGRSTWCGTHPTYSMR is encoded by the coding sequence ATGACCGGAATTATCGTGTGCGGCTGCTGGCTTTCAGGTGGGAATTACGACGGCACGGGCGGGCTCAATATTGTGCTCGCGCTACTCGCAATCGTGAGCACCCTGGGAATTTGTACGAGGGTCTTCGAACCCGATTCCAAAGTGGCAGCGGGCGTTCATTCTGCAGCGTTGCTATTCGCCATAGGAATTCTCGCCTCCCTTGCCACGGCGGTGTTGGCGCTCGATGGCGGCGCCTACGTCGATCATCTTCTAATCTCGGCCGACCGTGCCCTGTTCCCTTTTGCGAACTGGCAGAGAATTATGCTCTGGCTGCCCTCCGAGCCCGAGCTGCAAACGCTCCTGCAGCTGGCATACACCTCGCTCACCTGGCAGCCATATCTCTACATCCTCCTGGCGTTAACGTTCGGCAAAGCGAAGGATTTCGACGACCTCCTTGCAGCGCTTAGCATTGGGTTGCTGCTCTGTATCTTGCCTTTCGCCTGGCTGCCCGCTCTTGGACCATACTCCGTCTTCGGGATTTCACCGGCGGATATTCCGGGTAGTAAAGTATCTCTGCCTTGGGACTATCCCGTCATGCTGGAAGCTCTGCGCTCTGGAGAAATCAGCAGGATCGGCATTCATACACTGTCTGGTCTGGTGACCTTTCCCAGCTTTCACGCTTGCGGAGCCGTTGTGCTGGCTTGGGCATTTTGGCGATTTCGCCTAATTCGATACCCGATGGCGCTTCTCAACGCGTCGATGCTGGTGGCCAGCGTTCCAATGGGGGGGCATTATTTCGTCGATGTGCTCGCGGGCGCCTGCTGTGCCGCGACAGCCATCCTGTTGTCTCGTCAGCTCGATCGACATCTTCCCCGACTACGATTCCGCCTCATGCGGGGTCGGTCGACGTGGTGTGGCACTCATCCTACTTACTCCATGAGGTAA